From Pan troglodytes isolate AG18354 chromosome 9, NHGRI_mPanTro3-v2.0_pri, whole genome shotgun sequence, the proteins below share one genomic window:
- the LOC104004341 gene encoding LOW QUALITY PROTEIN: olfactory receptor 5B21 (The sequence of the model RefSeq protein was modified relative to this genomic sequence to represent the inferred CDS: deleted 1 base in 1 codon; substituted 1 base at 1 genomic stop codon): MENSTEVTEFILLGLTDDPNLQIPLLLAFLFIYLITLLGNGGMMVIIHSDSHLYTPMYFFLSNLSLVDLGYSSAVAPKTVAALQPGDKAISYNGCAAQFFFFVGFATVECYLLASMAYDRHAAVCRPLHYTTTMTAGVCALLATGSYVSGFLNASIHAAGTFRLSFCGSNEINHFFCDIPPLLALSCSDTRIRKLVVFFVAGFNVFFTLLVILISYFFICITIQRMHSAEGQKKVFSTCASHLTALSIFYGTIIFMYLXPNSSQSMDTDKIDSVFYTVVIPMLNPLIYYSLRNKEVKSVLWKILNKLYPQY; this comes from the exons ATGGAGAATAGCACAGAAGTGACAGAGTTTATCCTCTTGGGATTAACAGATGACCCCAATCTTCAGATACCCCTCCTCCTGGCATTTTTATTCATCTACCTCATCACCCTGCTTGGGAATGGGGGAATGATGGTGATCATCCACTCAGACTCCCATCTCTATACTCCAATGTACTTTTTCCTCAGTAACCTCTCCCTTGTAGACTTGGGTTACTCATCAGCTGTAGCCCCCAAAACGGTGGCTGCATTGCAGCCAGGGGACAAGGCCATCTCCTACAATGGATGTGCAGCTCAGTTCTTCTTCTTTGTGGGGTTTGCCACTGTTGAGTGCTACCTCCTGGCCTCCATGGCCTATGATCGCCATGCAGCGGTATGTAGGCCTCTTCATTACACCACCACCATGACAGCAGGTGTGTGTGCCCTCCTTGCTACTGGTTCCTATGTCTCTGGCTTCCTCAATGCCTCTATCCACGCAGCAGGCACCTTCAGACTCTCCTTCTGTGGTTCTAATGAGATTAATCATTTCTTCTGTGACATTCCCCCACTCCTGGCTCTCTCATGCTCTGACACACGCATCCGCAAGTTGGTGGTCTTCTTTGTGGCAGGCTTCAACGTCTTTTTCACCCTCCTGGTCATCCTTATTTCTTACTTCTTCATATGCATCACCATTCAGAGGATGCATTCTGCTGAAGGGCAGAAGAAAGTCTTCTCCACCTGTGCTTCCCATCTCACTGCTTTGTCCATCTTCTATGGCACAATCATCTTCATGTACTTATAGCCCAACTCCAGCCAGTCCATGGACACAGACAAAATAGACTCTGTGTTTTACACAGTGGTGATTCCCATGCTGAATCCCTTGATATAC TACAGCCTTAGGAACAAAGAAGTGAAAAGTGTTCTCTGGAAAATACTCAACAAACTTTACCCCCAGTATTAA